A single genomic interval of Scatophagus argus isolate fScaArg1 chromosome 22, fScaArg1.pri, whole genome shotgun sequence harbors:
- the tnpo3 gene encoding transportin-3, with protein sequence MEGGKPSLALVYQAVQALYHDPDPAGKERASVWLGELQRSMYAWEISDQLLQLKQDVESCYFAAQTMKMKIQTSFYELPPETHNALRDSLLTHIQNLKDLSPIIVTQLALAIADLALQMASWKGCVHTLIEKYNSDISSMPFLIEILTVLPEEVHSRSLRIGANRRTEIIEDLAYYSSTVVTLLTTCVEKTGNDEKMFIKVFRCLGSWFNLGVLDSNFMASNQLLMVLFQVLQRDETSTNLHEAASDCVCSALYAIENVDTNMALALQLFQGVLTLETAYHMAVAREDLDKVLNYCRIFTELCETFLETTVRSPGQGMGDLRTLELLLICAGHPQYEVVEISFNFWYRLGEHLYKINDAALHTIFRPYIQRLLHCLARHCQLDPDHDGIPEDTDDFGEFRMRVSDLVKDVIFLVGSMECFSQLYSTLKDGNPSWEVTEAVLFIMAAIAKSVDPENNPTLSEVLQQVVLLPESVHMAVRYTSIELVGEMSEVVDRNPRFLDPVLNYLMKGLREKPLASAAAKAIHNICSVCRDHMAQHFQGLLDIARSLDSFALSTEAAVGLLKGTALVLARLPLEKIAECLSDLCAVQVLALKKLLAEESTNGKSADPTVWLDRLAVIFRHTNPIVENGQTHPCQKVIQEIWPVLSETLNTHQADNRIVERCCRCLRFAVRCVGKGSASLLQPLVTQMVSVYQVYPHSCFLYLGSILVDEYGMEEGCRQGLLDMLQALCMPTFQLLEQQNGLRNHPDTVDDLFRLATRFVQRSPVTLLSSSIIVHIIQCAIAATSLDHRDANCSVMKFVRDLIHTGVANDHEEDFEVRKQLIGQAMEQHGQQLITQLMHSCCFCLPPYTLPDVAEVLWEVMVFDRPTFCRWLESALKGLPKETSGGAVTVTHKQLTDFHKQVTSAEECKQVCWAIREFTRLFR encoded by the exons ATGGAAGGGGGCAAACCGAGCCTGGCCTTGGTCTATCAGGCAGTCCAGGCACTGTACCACGACCCGGACCCCGCCGGAAAGGAGCGAGCCTCCGTGTGGCTCGGAGAACTCCAGAGATCG ATGTATGCTTGGGAGATCTCCgaccagctgctgcagctaaaACAGGATGTGGAGTCGTGTTATTTTGCTGCTCAgacgatgaagatgaagatCCAAACGTCGTTCTACGAGCTTCCACCTGAgacccacaatgcactgcgaGACTCACTGCTGACCCACATCCAGAACCTCAAAGATCTGTCACCCATCATTGTCACACAG CTGGCGTTAGCCATCGCAGATCTCGCTCTTCAGATGGCCTCATGGAAAGGATGTGTTCACACACTTATAGAAAA GTACAACAGTGACATCAGCTCGATGCCCTTCCTCATAGAGATTCTCACTGTGCTGCCAGAGGAAGTTCATAGTCGATCTCTTCGAATCGGAGCCAATCGTAGGACAGAAATCATCGAGGATCTGGCATATTACTCCAGTACAGTCGTCACGCTGCTG ACAACGTGTGTGGAGAAGACGGGTAACGATGAGAAGATGTTCATCAAGGTGTTTCGCTGTTTGGGCAGCTGGTTCAATCTGGGCGTTCTTGACAGTAACTTCATGGCCAGTAACCAGCTGCTAATGGTCCTCTTCCAAGTCCTG CAGAGGGATGAAACTTCCACCAACCTCCATGAGGCAGCGTCAGACTGCGTCTGTTCTGCTCTCTACGCCATAGAAAATGTGGACACCAACATGGCGTTAGCTCTTCAGCTCTTTCAGGGTGTCCTGACGCTGGAGACAGCCTATCACATGGCTGTGGCCCGAGAAGACCTCGACAA AGTGCTGAACTACTGCAGGATCTTCACCGAACTCTGTGAGACATTTTTAGAGACGACAGTCAGAAGTCCAGGTCAGGGTATGGGAGACCTGAGGacgctggagctgctgctgatctGTGCAGGACATCCTCAGTACGAG GTTGTGGAGATCTCCTTTAACTTCTGGTACCGACTTGGAGAACATctgtataaaataaatgatgcagCTCTTCACACCATCTTCAGGCCGTATATCCAGAGACTTTTGCACTGCTTGGCTCGACACTGTCAGCTCGATCCAGACCAC GACGGAATCCCAGAAGACACTGATGATTTCGGAGAGTTCAGGATGAGAGTCTCTGACCTTGTTAAAGACGTCATTTTTCTTGTTGGTTCCATGGAGTGTTTCTCTCAG TTATATTCTACATTAAAAGATGGGAACCCTTCCTGGGAAGTGACAGAGGCTGTACTTTTCATAATGGCTGCGATTGCAAAAAGTGTTGACCC agAGAACAATCCCACCCTGTCGGAGGTGTTGCAACAGGTTGTTTTACTTCCAGAAAGTGTCCACATGGCGGTTCGATATACGAGCATCGAGCTGGTCGGAGAGATGAGCGAGGTCGTGGACAGAAATCCAAGATTTCTCG atCCAGTCTTGAACTACCTGATGAAAGGTCTTAGAGAGAAACCTCtggcatcagcagcagctaAGGCAATCCATAACATCTGCTCAGTGTGCCGAGATCACATGGCTCAACACTTCCAGGGTCTTCTGGACATCGCTCGGTCCCTCGACTCCTTCGCCTTGTCTACCGAGGCAGCTGTCGGACTGCTTAAAG GTACGGCTCTGGTTCTGGCTCGCCTTCCTCTTGAGAAAATTGCAGAGTGTCTCAGTGATCTGTGTGCTGTTCAGGTCCTGGCTTTGAagaag ctTCTGGCTGAAGAGTCTACAAATGGTAAATCAGCTGATCCCACAGTGTGGCTCGACAGACTGGCTGTTATCTTCAG acacacaaaccCCATCGTAGAGAACGGACAGACTCACCCTTGTCAGAAAGTCATCCAGGAG ATCTGGCCAGTGCTGTCTGAGACTCTGAACACTCATCAGGCTGATAACAGGATTGTGGAGCGCTGCTGTCGTTGTCTCAGGTTTGCTGTGCGATGTGTTGGGAAAGGATCTGCCTCCCTTCTGCAGCCGCTTGTCACTCAG ATGGTGAGTGTGTACCAGGTGTATCCACACTCCTGCTTCCTGTACCTGGGCAGCATCCTAGTTGATGAGTACGGCATGGAGGAAGGCTGCAGGCAAGGACTGCTCGACATGTTACAG GCTCTGTGTATGCCGACCTTCCAGCTGTTGGAGCAGCAGAACGGTCTGAGGAATCATCCTGACACCGTGGATGACCTGTTCAGACTGGCCACCAG ATTTGTCCAGAGGAGTCCAGTTACGttactcagcagcagcatcattgtTCACATCATCCAATGTGCCATTGCTGCCACCTCGCTGGACCACCGAGATGCCAACTGCAGCGTCATGAAGTTTGTCCGAGACCTCATTCACACCGGAGTCGCCAATGAT CACGAAGAGGACTTTGAGGTGAGGAAGCAGCTAATTGGTCAGGCCATGGAGCAGCACGGTCAGCAGCTCATCACTCAGCTCATGCACTCGTGTTGTTTTTGTCTACCGCCATACACGCTGCCGGACGTTGCTGAGGTGCTGTGGGAGGTCATGGTTTTTGACAGACCT ACATTCTGTCGCTGGTTAGAAAGTGCTCTGAAAGGTTTACCAAAAGAGACGTCAGGAGGAGCTGTGACTGTCACTCACAAACAGCTGACTGACTTCCACAAACAGGTCACCAG